Proteins from a single region of Puntigrus tetrazona isolate hp1 chromosome 2, ASM1883169v1, whole genome shotgun sequence:
- the acadm gene encoding medium-chain specific acyl-CoA dehydrogenase, mitochondrial: MIFNKVLRAGFQAGLRFQSTGPQASAKAATAALKESLGGFSFELTDQQKEFQEVARKFAREEIVPAAPSYDRSGEYPFPLIKRAWELGLMNGHIPEDCGGMGLGIFDACLITEELAFGCTGVQTAIEANSLGQMPVIIAGNDAQKKNYLGRMTEEPLMCAYCVTEPGAGSDVAGIKARAVKKGDEYVVNGQKMWITNGGKANWYFLLARTDPDPKCPASKAFTGFIVEADTPGVQPGRKELNMGQRCSDTRGITFEDVRIPKENVLIGEGAGFKIAMGAFDKTRPPVAAGATGLAQRALEEATRYALERKTFGKFIAEHQAVSFILAEMAMKVELARMAYQRAAWEVDQGRKNTYYASIAKAFAGDIANQCAADAVQVFGGNGFNSEYPVEKLMRDAKIYQIYEGTAQIQRLIISREHLGKFKQ, encoded by the exons ATGATTTTTAATAAG GTTTTAAGAGCAGGTTTTCAGGCTGGATTGAGGTTTCAGAGTACTGGACCTCAAGCTAGTGCCAAAGCGGCTACTGCTGCCTTGAAGGAATCTCTTGGAGGCTTTAGCTTtg AACTAACTGACCAGCAGAAAGAGTTCCAGGAGGTGGCAAGAAAGTTTGCACGGGAGGAGATTGTCCCAGCTGCTCCATCATATGACAGAAGTGGTGAA TATCCATTTCCTCTCATTAAGAGAGCATGGGAGTTGGGTCTAATGAATGGACATATTCCAGAGGACTGTG GTGGAATGGGTCTGGGCATATTTGATGCCTGTCTCATCACAGAGGAGCTGGCCTTTGGCTGCACTGGAGTACAGACAGCCATTGAGGCAAACTCTCTGGGA CAAATGCCTGTCATTATTGCTGGTAATGATGCCCAGAAGAAGAATTATTTGGGCAGAATGACAGAAGAACCACTAATGTGT GCGTACTGTGTGACCGAGCCGGGAGCAGGCTCTGATGTGGCTGGGATAAAGGCGCGGGCTGTTAAGAAAGGAGACGAGTATGTGGTCAATGGTCAGAAAATGTGGATCACCAATGGAGGAAAAGCAAACTG GTACTTCCTGCTGGCCCGCACTGATCCTGATCCCAAATGCCCTGCTAGCAAGGCTTTCACAGGCTTTATTGTTGAAGCTGACACCCCAGGAGTCCAGCCTGGCAGAAAG GAATTAAACATGGGCCAGAGATGCTCAGACACCAGGGGCATCACGTTTGAGGATGTGAGAATCCCGAAAGAGAATGTTTTGATAGGAGAAGGAGCCGGCTTCAAGATTGCCATGGGTGCATTCGACAAGACTAGACCACCA GTTGCTGCAGGTGCCACAGGACTTGCACAGAGAGCACTGGAGGAAGCCACAAGGTATGCTTTGGAAAGAAAGACATTCGGCAAGTTTATTGCAGAG CACCAGGCTGTGTCATTCATTTTGGCGGAAATGGCCATGAAAGTTGAGCTTGCCAGAATGGCCTATCAGAGAGCAGCCTGGGAAGTGGATCAAGGGCGCAAGAACACCTATTACGCCTCGATCGCTAAAGCCTTTGCCGGAGACATTGCAAACCAGTGTGCCGCTGATGCCGTCCAGGTCTTTGGTGGGAATGGTTTTAATAGTGAATATCCTGTGGAGAAACTGATGAGAGATGCTAAGATTTACCAG ATTTATGAAGGGACTGCACAAATCCAAAGGCTTATCATCTCAAGAGAACACCTTGGGAAATTCAAACAGTGA
- the hectd3 gene encoding E3 ubiquitin-protein ligase HECTD3 isoform X3, with the protein MSPDDNPHTLLGRIRFLNKCIECFRKSEPLPESLCYVPKEVCYKICKDSSSGSASASSSTAGNSGGKSVVSVWENPHQAPHKKSCKCNIEPKKGTCIRTTGEEYCNSHGLWVKISKLEEYRAGLDIEEGWILVCKHTEGGDRLVPVESPDTVSRQQQLFGYDHKPCNRWEQVVDVENSLHMGAKPKVAEPDEVAVRKLRYVPPTWTFECDEDLVHYFYDHIGKEDENLGSVKQCVTSIDVSSSSEDPSGGASCLTDGDTETYWESDGMQGQHWIRLHMKRGTVVNKLILTVDSTDDNYMPKRVTVYGGEVDNLKKYSDVTIDDNLIGEVCVLEDMTSHLPVIEIRIEECRDEGIDVRIRGLKIKSSCERDLGLNADVFQSPNLVRYPRLEGTSPDVLYRRALVIQRFITLLDSLLPHMVPAWDYSLGTFNQIKSIKQFLLLSKRRSALITQCLKDSETSKPNFMPRLYINRRLAMEHRDNPTLDSTCKNAVFTQVYEGLKPSDKYEKTLDYRWPARYDQWWECKFIAEGIIDQGGGFRDSLADMSEELCPSSSECPMPLPFFTRTSNQGAGEARDFYVPNPSCREFHKFEWIGQLMGAALRGKDFLVLALPGLVWKQLIGESVSWTKDFPAVDSVLVKLLEAMEHMDKETFDFKFGQELVYTTPLSDGRLVELIPGGSGVVVRYEDRMEFIRLVQKSRLEESREQIAAMQAGLVKVVPQAVLDLLTWQEVEKKVCGDPEITVEALKRLTRYEDLEQTDVRVQYLWEALMNFTNEDRSRFLRFVTGRSRLPAPIYIFPDKQGSETTDALPQSSTCSSTLYLPKYPSAKVCEEKLRYAAYNCVAIDTDMSPWEE; encoded by the exons ATGTCTCCGGACGACAACCCGCACACCCTCCTGGGAAGGATACGGTTTTTAAACAAGTGCATTGAATGCTTCCGAAAAAGCGAGCCGCTGCCGGAGTCCCTGTGTTACGTGCCGAAAGAGGTTTGCTACAAAATCTGCAAGGACTCGTCGTCTGGCTCCGCTTCCGCGTCCTCGTCCACAGCTGGCAACTCGGGAGGCAAGAGTGTGGTGTCGGTGTGGGAAAACCCACATCAGGCTCCTCACAAGAAATCGTGCAAGTGTAACATCGAGCCCAAAAAAGGCACATGTATACGGACAACAGGGGAAGAGTACTGCAACAGCCATGGCCTGTGGGTCAAAATAAGCAAG CTGGAGGAGTATCGTGCCGGCCTGGACATCGAGGAgggctggatcctggtgtgtaAACACACAGAAGGTGGAGACAGGCTTGTGCCAGTGGAATCTCCCGACACTGTCAGCCGCCAGCAGCAGCTGTTTGGATACGACCATAAGCCGTGTAATAG GTGGGAGCAGGTGGTGGATGTGGAAAACTCCTTGCACATGGGTGCCAAACCCAAGGTGGCGGAGCCGGACGAGGTCGCTGTGCGCAAACTGAG GTATGTTCCTCCTACGTGGACGTTTGAATGTGACGAGGACCTAGTACACTACTTCTATGACCACATTGGGAAAGAAGATGAAAACCTTGGTAGCGTGAAGCAATGCGTGACCAGCATCGATGTGTCTTCTAGTTCG GAGGACCCCAGTGGTGGTGCAAGCTGCCTGACAGATGGAGACACTGAGACTTACTGGGAGAGCGATGGCATGCAGGGACAGCACTGGATCCGACTGCACATGAAGAGAGGCACTGTGGTCAA caaactgATATTAACAGTGGACTCAACAGATGATAACTACATGCCCAAAAGAGTGACTGTTTATGGTGGAGAGGTTGATAATCTCAAGAAATACAGCGATGTAACAATAGATGA CAACTTAATTGGAGAGGTTTGTGTTCTGGAGGACATGACTTCACATTTGCCTGTCATAGAGATCAGGATTGAGGAATGCAGAG ATGAGGGAATCGATGTACGGATCAGGGGTCTGAAGATCAAATCGTCCTGCGAGCGTGACTTGGGCCTGAATGCAGACGTATTCCAGTCTCCCAACTTAGTGCGCTACCCGAGATTGGAGGGCACATCCCCTGATGTCCTCTATCGCCGCGCACTGGTCATTCAGAG GTTCATCACACTCCTGGACAGTCTGTTGCCTCATATGGTGCCTGCATGGGACTACAGCCTTGGAACATTCAACCAGATCAAA AGCATAAAGCAGTTCCTGCTATTGTCCAAGCGTCGCTCTGCCCTCATCACCCAGTGCCTGAAGGACTCTGAGACCAGTAAGCCTAACTTCATGCCCCGCCTTTACATCAACCGTCGCCTTGCCATGGAGCACCGTGACAATCCTACTCTGGACTCCACGTGTAAAAATGCTGTCTTCACTCAG GTGTATGAGGGTCTGAAGCCATCTGACAAGTATGAAAAGACTCTGGACTACAG GTGGCCAGCGCGATATGACCAGTGGTGGGAGTGTAAATTCATTGCAGAAGGCATCATTGATCAAG GGGGTGGTTTTCGAGACAGCCTGGCGGACATGTCTGAAGAGCTTTGTCCGAGCTCATCAGAGTGCCCCATGCCACTTCCATTCTTCACACGAACTTCTAACCAG GGGGCTGGAGAGGCCAGAGACTTCTATGTGCCAAATCCTTCATGTCGAGAATTCCACAAGTTTGAGTGGATTGGGCAACTAATGGGTGCAGCTCTTCGCGGAAAAGACTTTTTG GTTCTGGCTTTACCAGGGCTGGTGTGGAAGCAGCTGATTGGAGAATCTGTCAGCTGGACTAAAGACTTTCCTGCAGTTGATTCAGTGCTG GTGAAGTTGTTGGAGGCTATGGAGCATATGGACAAGGAGACATTTGATTTTAAGTTCGGCCAGGAGCTTGTATACACCACACCCCTGAGTGACGGACGGCTGGTGGAGCTGATCCCAGGAGGCAGTGGAGTGGTGGTTCGATATGAAGATCGCATGGAGTTCATACGCCTGGTACAGAAGTCCAGACTCGAAGAGAGCAGGGAACAG ATTGCTGCCATGCAGGCAGGACTGGTGAAAGTGGTGCCGCAAGCTGTGCTTGATCTCCTGACATGGCAGGAAGTGGAGAAGAAAGTGTGTGGAGACCCAGAGATCACAGTAGAGGCCCTTAAACGCCTCA CACGCTATGAAGACTTAGAACAAACGGATGTCAGAGTGCAGTACTTATGGGAAGCCCTAATGAACTTCACCAATG AGGATCGCAGCAGGTTTTTGAGATTTGTGACTGGAAGAAGTCGTCTTCCTGCTCCGATTTATATCTTCCCGGACAAACAAGG ATCTGAAACCACAGATGCACTTCCTCAATCTTCCACATGTTCCAGCACCCTTTATCTACCAAAATACCCAAG TGCTAAAGTTTGTGAAGAGAAGCTTCGCTATGCTGCATATAATTGTGTGGCCATCGATACAGACATGAGCCCTTGGGAGGAGTGA
- the hectd3 gene encoding E3 ubiquitin-protein ligase HECTD3 isoform X2 translates to MSPDDNPHTLLGRIRFLNKCIECFRKSEPLPESLCYVPKEVCYKICKDSSSGSASASSSTAGNSGGKSVVSVWENPHQAPHKKSCKCNIEPKKGTCIRTTGEEYCNSHGLWVKISKEQLEEYRAGLDIEEGWILVCKHTEGGDRLVPVESPDTVSRQQQLFGYDHKPCNRWEQVVDVENSLHMGAKPKVAEPDEVAVRKLRYVPPTWTFECDEDLVHYFYDHIGKEDENLGSVKQCVTSIDVSSSSDPSGGASCLTDGDTETYWESDGMQGQHWIRLHMKRGTVVNKLILTVDSTDDNYMPKRVTVYGGEVDNLKKYSDVTIDDNLIGEVCVLEDMTSHLPVIEIRIEECRDEGIDVRIRGLKIKSSCERDLGLNADVFQSPNLVRYPRLEGTSPDVLYRRALVIQRFITLLDSLLPHMVPAWDYSLGTFNQIKSIKQFLLLSKRRSALITQCLKDSETSKPNFMPRLYINRRLAMEHRDNPTLDSTCKNAVFTQVYEGLKPSDKYEKTLDYRWPARYDQWWECKFIAEGIIDQGGGFRDSLADMSEELCPSSSECPMPLPFFTRTSNQGAGEARDFYVPNPSCREFHKFEWIGQLMGAALRGKDFLVLALPGLVWKQLIGESVSWTKDFPAVDSVLVKLLEAMEHMDKETFDFKFGQELVYTTPLSDGRLVELIPGGSGVVVRYEDRMEFIRLVQKSRLEESREQIAAMQAGLVKVVPQAVLDLLTWQEVEKKVCGDPEITVEALKRLTRYEDLEQTDVRVQYLWEALMNFTNEDRSRFLRFVTGRSRLPAPIYIFPDKQGSETTDALPQSSTCSSTLYLPKYPSAKVCEEKLRYAAYNCVAIDTDMSPWEE, encoded by the exons ATGTCTCCGGACGACAACCCGCACACCCTCCTGGGAAGGATACGGTTTTTAAACAAGTGCATTGAATGCTTCCGAAAAAGCGAGCCGCTGCCGGAGTCCCTGTGTTACGTGCCGAAAGAGGTTTGCTACAAAATCTGCAAGGACTCGTCGTCTGGCTCCGCTTCCGCGTCCTCGTCCACAGCTGGCAACTCGGGAGGCAAGAGTGTGGTGTCGGTGTGGGAAAACCCACATCAGGCTCCTCACAAGAAATCGTGCAAGTGTAACATCGAGCCCAAAAAAGGCACATGTATACGGACAACAGGGGAAGAGTACTGCAACAGCCATGGCCTGTGGGTCAAAATAAGCAAG GAGCAGCTGGAGGAGTATCGTGCCGGCCTGGACATCGAGGAgggctggatcctggtgtgtaAACACACAGAAGGTGGAGACAGGCTTGTGCCAGTGGAATCTCCCGACACTGTCAGCCGCCAGCAGCAGCTGTTTGGATACGACCATAAGCCGTGTAATAG GTGGGAGCAGGTGGTGGATGTGGAAAACTCCTTGCACATGGGTGCCAAACCCAAGGTGGCGGAGCCGGACGAGGTCGCTGTGCGCAAACTGAG GTATGTTCCTCCTACGTGGACGTTTGAATGTGACGAGGACCTAGTACACTACTTCTATGACCACATTGGGAAAGAAGATGAAAACCTTGGTAGCGTGAAGCAATGCGTGACCAGCATCGATGTGTCTTCTAGTTCG GACCCCAGTGGTGGTGCAAGCTGCCTGACAGATGGAGACACTGAGACTTACTGGGAGAGCGATGGCATGCAGGGACAGCACTGGATCCGACTGCACATGAAGAGAGGCACTGTGGTCAA caaactgATATTAACAGTGGACTCAACAGATGATAACTACATGCCCAAAAGAGTGACTGTTTATGGTGGAGAGGTTGATAATCTCAAGAAATACAGCGATGTAACAATAGATGA CAACTTAATTGGAGAGGTTTGTGTTCTGGAGGACATGACTTCACATTTGCCTGTCATAGAGATCAGGATTGAGGAATGCAGAG ATGAGGGAATCGATGTACGGATCAGGGGTCTGAAGATCAAATCGTCCTGCGAGCGTGACTTGGGCCTGAATGCAGACGTATTCCAGTCTCCCAACTTAGTGCGCTACCCGAGATTGGAGGGCACATCCCCTGATGTCCTCTATCGCCGCGCACTGGTCATTCAGAG GTTCATCACACTCCTGGACAGTCTGTTGCCTCATATGGTGCCTGCATGGGACTACAGCCTTGGAACATTCAACCAGATCAAA AGCATAAAGCAGTTCCTGCTATTGTCCAAGCGTCGCTCTGCCCTCATCACCCAGTGCCTGAAGGACTCTGAGACCAGTAAGCCTAACTTCATGCCCCGCCTTTACATCAACCGTCGCCTTGCCATGGAGCACCGTGACAATCCTACTCTGGACTCCACGTGTAAAAATGCTGTCTTCACTCAG GTGTATGAGGGTCTGAAGCCATCTGACAAGTATGAAAAGACTCTGGACTACAG GTGGCCAGCGCGATATGACCAGTGGTGGGAGTGTAAATTCATTGCAGAAGGCATCATTGATCAAG GGGGTGGTTTTCGAGACAGCCTGGCGGACATGTCTGAAGAGCTTTGTCCGAGCTCATCAGAGTGCCCCATGCCACTTCCATTCTTCACACGAACTTCTAACCAG GGGGCTGGAGAGGCCAGAGACTTCTATGTGCCAAATCCTTCATGTCGAGAATTCCACAAGTTTGAGTGGATTGGGCAACTAATGGGTGCAGCTCTTCGCGGAAAAGACTTTTTG GTTCTGGCTTTACCAGGGCTGGTGTGGAAGCAGCTGATTGGAGAATCTGTCAGCTGGACTAAAGACTTTCCTGCAGTTGATTCAGTGCTG GTGAAGTTGTTGGAGGCTATGGAGCATATGGACAAGGAGACATTTGATTTTAAGTTCGGCCAGGAGCTTGTATACACCACACCCCTGAGTGACGGACGGCTGGTGGAGCTGATCCCAGGAGGCAGTGGAGTGGTGGTTCGATATGAAGATCGCATGGAGTTCATACGCCTGGTACAGAAGTCCAGACTCGAAGAGAGCAGGGAACAG ATTGCTGCCATGCAGGCAGGACTGGTGAAAGTGGTGCCGCAAGCTGTGCTTGATCTCCTGACATGGCAGGAAGTGGAGAAGAAAGTGTGTGGAGACCCAGAGATCACAGTAGAGGCCCTTAAACGCCTCA CACGCTATGAAGACTTAGAACAAACGGATGTCAGAGTGCAGTACTTATGGGAAGCCCTAATGAACTTCACCAATG AGGATCGCAGCAGGTTTTTGAGATTTGTGACTGGAAGAAGTCGTCTTCCTGCTCCGATTTATATCTTCCCGGACAAACAAGG ATCTGAAACCACAGATGCACTTCCTCAATCTTCCACATGTTCCAGCACCCTTTATCTACCAAAATACCCAAG TGCTAAAGTTTGTGAAGAGAAGCTTCGCTATGCTGCATATAATTGTGTGGCCATCGATACAGACATGAGCCCTTGGGAGGAGTGA
- the hectd3 gene encoding E3 ubiquitin-protein ligase HECTD3 isoform X1 — protein MSPDDNPHTLLGRIRFLNKCIECFRKSEPLPESLCYVPKEVCYKICKDSSSGSASASSSTAGNSGGKSVVSVWENPHQAPHKKSCKCNIEPKKGTCIRTTGEEYCNSHGLWVKISKEQLEEYRAGLDIEEGWILVCKHTEGGDRLVPVESPDTVSRQQQLFGYDHKPCNRWEQVVDVENSLHMGAKPKVAEPDEVAVRKLRYVPPTWTFECDEDLVHYFYDHIGKEDENLGSVKQCVTSIDVSSSSEDPSGGASCLTDGDTETYWESDGMQGQHWIRLHMKRGTVVNKLILTVDSTDDNYMPKRVTVYGGEVDNLKKYSDVTIDDNLIGEVCVLEDMTSHLPVIEIRIEECRDEGIDVRIRGLKIKSSCERDLGLNADVFQSPNLVRYPRLEGTSPDVLYRRALVIQRFITLLDSLLPHMVPAWDYSLGTFNQIKSIKQFLLLSKRRSALITQCLKDSETSKPNFMPRLYINRRLAMEHRDNPTLDSTCKNAVFTQVYEGLKPSDKYEKTLDYRWPARYDQWWECKFIAEGIIDQGGGFRDSLADMSEELCPSSSECPMPLPFFTRTSNQGAGEARDFYVPNPSCREFHKFEWIGQLMGAALRGKDFLVLALPGLVWKQLIGESVSWTKDFPAVDSVLVKLLEAMEHMDKETFDFKFGQELVYTTPLSDGRLVELIPGGSGVVVRYEDRMEFIRLVQKSRLEESREQIAAMQAGLVKVVPQAVLDLLTWQEVEKKVCGDPEITVEALKRLTRYEDLEQTDVRVQYLWEALMNFTNEDRSRFLRFVTGRSRLPAPIYIFPDKQGSETTDALPQSSTCSSTLYLPKYPSAKVCEEKLRYAAYNCVAIDTDMSPWEE, from the exons ATGTCTCCGGACGACAACCCGCACACCCTCCTGGGAAGGATACGGTTTTTAAACAAGTGCATTGAATGCTTCCGAAAAAGCGAGCCGCTGCCGGAGTCCCTGTGTTACGTGCCGAAAGAGGTTTGCTACAAAATCTGCAAGGACTCGTCGTCTGGCTCCGCTTCCGCGTCCTCGTCCACAGCTGGCAACTCGGGAGGCAAGAGTGTGGTGTCGGTGTGGGAAAACCCACATCAGGCTCCTCACAAGAAATCGTGCAAGTGTAACATCGAGCCCAAAAAAGGCACATGTATACGGACAACAGGGGAAGAGTACTGCAACAGCCATGGCCTGTGGGTCAAAATAAGCAAG GAGCAGCTGGAGGAGTATCGTGCCGGCCTGGACATCGAGGAgggctggatcctggtgtgtaAACACACAGAAGGTGGAGACAGGCTTGTGCCAGTGGAATCTCCCGACACTGTCAGCCGCCAGCAGCAGCTGTTTGGATACGACCATAAGCCGTGTAATAG GTGGGAGCAGGTGGTGGATGTGGAAAACTCCTTGCACATGGGTGCCAAACCCAAGGTGGCGGAGCCGGACGAGGTCGCTGTGCGCAAACTGAG GTATGTTCCTCCTACGTGGACGTTTGAATGTGACGAGGACCTAGTACACTACTTCTATGACCACATTGGGAAAGAAGATGAAAACCTTGGTAGCGTGAAGCAATGCGTGACCAGCATCGATGTGTCTTCTAGTTCG GAGGACCCCAGTGGTGGTGCAAGCTGCCTGACAGATGGAGACACTGAGACTTACTGGGAGAGCGATGGCATGCAGGGACAGCACTGGATCCGACTGCACATGAAGAGAGGCACTGTGGTCAA caaactgATATTAACAGTGGACTCAACAGATGATAACTACATGCCCAAAAGAGTGACTGTTTATGGTGGAGAGGTTGATAATCTCAAGAAATACAGCGATGTAACAATAGATGA CAACTTAATTGGAGAGGTTTGTGTTCTGGAGGACATGACTTCACATTTGCCTGTCATAGAGATCAGGATTGAGGAATGCAGAG ATGAGGGAATCGATGTACGGATCAGGGGTCTGAAGATCAAATCGTCCTGCGAGCGTGACTTGGGCCTGAATGCAGACGTATTCCAGTCTCCCAACTTAGTGCGCTACCCGAGATTGGAGGGCACATCCCCTGATGTCCTCTATCGCCGCGCACTGGTCATTCAGAG GTTCATCACACTCCTGGACAGTCTGTTGCCTCATATGGTGCCTGCATGGGACTACAGCCTTGGAACATTCAACCAGATCAAA AGCATAAAGCAGTTCCTGCTATTGTCCAAGCGTCGCTCTGCCCTCATCACCCAGTGCCTGAAGGACTCTGAGACCAGTAAGCCTAACTTCATGCCCCGCCTTTACATCAACCGTCGCCTTGCCATGGAGCACCGTGACAATCCTACTCTGGACTCCACGTGTAAAAATGCTGTCTTCACTCAG GTGTATGAGGGTCTGAAGCCATCTGACAAGTATGAAAAGACTCTGGACTACAG GTGGCCAGCGCGATATGACCAGTGGTGGGAGTGTAAATTCATTGCAGAAGGCATCATTGATCAAG GGGGTGGTTTTCGAGACAGCCTGGCGGACATGTCTGAAGAGCTTTGTCCGAGCTCATCAGAGTGCCCCATGCCACTTCCATTCTTCACACGAACTTCTAACCAG GGGGCTGGAGAGGCCAGAGACTTCTATGTGCCAAATCCTTCATGTCGAGAATTCCACAAGTTTGAGTGGATTGGGCAACTAATGGGTGCAGCTCTTCGCGGAAAAGACTTTTTG GTTCTGGCTTTACCAGGGCTGGTGTGGAAGCAGCTGATTGGAGAATCTGTCAGCTGGACTAAAGACTTTCCTGCAGTTGATTCAGTGCTG GTGAAGTTGTTGGAGGCTATGGAGCATATGGACAAGGAGACATTTGATTTTAAGTTCGGCCAGGAGCTTGTATACACCACACCCCTGAGTGACGGACGGCTGGTGGAGCTGATCCCAGGAGGCAGTGGAGTGGTGGTTCGATATGAAGATCGCATGGAGTTCATACGCCTGGTACAGAAGTCCAGACTCGAAGAGAGCAGGGAACAG ATTGCTGCCATGCAGGCAGGACTGGTGAAAGTGGTGCCGCAAGCTGTGCTTGATCTCCTGACATGGCAGGAAGTGGAGAAGAAAGTGTGTGGAGACCCAGAGATCACAGTAGAGGCCCTTAAACGCCTCA CACGCTATGAAGACTTAGAACAAACGGATGTCAGAGTGCAGTACTTATGGGAAGCCCTAATGAACTTCACCAATG AGGATCGCAGCAGGTTTTTGAGATTTGTGACTGGAAGAAGTCGTCTTCCTGCTCCGATTTATATCTTCCCGGACAAACAAGG ATCTGAAACCACAGATGCACTTCCTCAATCTTCCACATGTTCCAGCACCCTTTATCTACCAAAATACCCAAG TGCTAAAGTTTGTGAAGAGAAGCTTCGCTATGCTGCATATAATTGTGTGGCCATCGATACAGACATGAGCCCTTGGGAGGAGTGA
- the rps8a gene encoding 40S ribosomal protein S8 — translation MGISRDNWHKRRKTGGKRKPVHKKRKYELGRPPANTKIGPRRIHTIRVRGGNKKYRALRLDVGNFSWGSECCTRKTRIIDVVYNASNNELVRTKTLVKNCVVLVDSNPYRQWYESHYALPLGRKKGAKLTPEEEEILNKKRSKKVQKKFDKRRKNSKISPLLEEQFLQGKLLACIASRPGQCGRADGYVLEGKELEFYLRKIKAKKGK, via the exons ATGG GTATCTCAAGGGACAACTGGCACAAACGCCGCAAGACTGGTGGCAAGCGCAAGCCCGTCCACAAGAAAAGGAAATATGAGCTTGGGCGTCCTCCCGCGAACACAAAG ATTGGACCTCGCCGCATCCACACAATAAGAGTCCGTGGTGGAAACAAGAAATACCGTGCTTTGAGGCTCGATGTGGGAAATTTCTCTTGGGGCTCAGAAT GCTGTACCCGCAAGACTAGGATCATTGATGTGGTCTACAATGCCTCTAACAATGAGCTGGTGAGAACCAAGACCCTGGTGAAGAACTGCGTTGTCCTTGTGGACAGCAATCCCTACAGACAGTGGTACGAGTCTCACTACGCTCTTCCACTTGGCAGGAAGAAGGGTGCCAAGCTG ACCCCTGAAGAAGAGGAAATCCTGAACAAGAAGAGGTCAAAGAAGGTCCAAAAGAAGTTTGATAAGCGCAGAAAGAACAGCAAAATCAGTCCTCTGCTGGAGGAGCAGTTTCTGCAGGGGAAACTTCTTG CCTGCATTGCCTCCAGACCAGGACAGTGTGGCAGGGCTGATGGCTACGTCCTTGAGGGCAAAGAACTGGAGTTTTACCTGAGGAAGATTAAAGCCAAGAAAGGCAAATAA